The genomic DNA taaacattatcaagaatctgactatgaagatagaaagatcttaaagaggaaattcgatttcgattataaaGAATCAAAATGTTCGAATtcaggtacacaaggaatccaattaaggactccgatttgaaagataatcatccacaagggtctaattgtgaagataaaaagatcccatatggattttagaagttgaagatgttttgaaaccttgcactggatgtgcttaagtcaaaacatgaagtaaaaatgcttatgaagttgagatgctagatatgccaaggcgacatatgaagcggaatttgaaggttaagtcaatgtatgaggaaaatactttgaaaactatgcatggggttccaaaatgtgttcaatgtttttggaaaccttatatatataatacttttgaaatcataaagtaggtgtattaggtaggtatatttataaaaatgtttaaaaaatcatgcaggatgaattttgaaattctgtataaggtttttgaaaacatgaatgatgcttttgaagtcatgcacttgatataagtaattatactgtattagtaacattttgaaatcatgaaggtcgtttttgaaaacatagacattgtttttgaaatcatggaagttgtttttgaaaatatagacaatgttttgaaatcatgcatgatatgttaagtaaatacactatattaaaaacgtttttgaactatatataaaatgtttttgaaatcatgaaggttgttttgaaaacttatgttatgcatgttgaaaaatcagaacgtaatgggtatgagatttgaaaatacccttagttatctaaccaaggattcaaaggcataGATGTGcgaaaaagcacgattactcataatgtcacttcATTTCATGTACTTCGCTTCTTAGAATGAAACAAGTATTTAGAACTTTCGAGGAAAttatgagcgatcacttgaaagggagaatcacaagagtagtttgtaaagagcatagttccttgatgtaggtatcatagggaaatgccatacacacatgtaactacatttgtatattagaattgcgaacaacgacttttatttatgaacaaaacagattgtttcacaatacaagaaaacaaaagaaacaaaggcataagacaacaacatcttttgctcggccaaatgctcatccaagggttggatttgcattgacaatcttcgggcatttgttcctgaaatggctcgtctcaccacagttgtagcaagtactagacggaaaacgagcttgagtagggttgacttggagttgggtagcagcaagaTTTGCAACAACTTTGTTCtagatagcaaagcggcatatgttaatcaaatgtcccaaccgtccacagtaggtacatttggagcagggtacgaggtttgaatgatgacggttgcatcgtttgcaccatggggcagttcctatgtatggcttcctagctggtggcgctgccacttggctaggtcccgcttgattaggtgtaactactgcgggtttccttgaagccttacgcttccttgattttggtgcaggcttgacttctacttcctttggtgactcttgagtggctccatttttgagacgagacatggcaatgcctaaatccacagacttcaaaattacttcgcctatttgctgggcaaatttggctgcttgctcggacatttgaccgttgttgAGAGGAaaagacattctagaagaaaatggaagacataggaagcaacaaaatgaaatgttatcggataaacaaaacagaaaggaaatgcatacgaattgcgatcatttgtttgttacctaaggcaaacaaatgagatggtgacaaatcaaagcaagcgggtcataataaCGTATCGCTGAAGAcgtgcttgcctataagtgaacactcaccccaagagttcccaggtaagagtgactggtctgatactgcggatttgtacgaacactctagccttagacagaaaactcagagtacaggcattcaatCTTCCGGTTTGCaagtgttcacattatttagaactcaaaaccttgacgagattttgaaaacttagaaggCACTAGGCCAACAATCAAACTGGAAGgattcaaaaccatataataaatcatcctagaacagatgattagttttcaaagcggttttgaaatttatgttcttgttgtggttgtcgcctaaggataggtgacagtattgttttatgactaaacgcaagtaaactcgcgttagggtcctaggaaggttatagactaggtcaatgcattactaataacctaattccctataaccatgagctctgataccaacttttctgtcacaccccgaccacgcaaaacaacaaaacgtggcggaatcgtcagggagtgttgtaacagaatcattgtttcataacacatggaaaatttaaaagttgttttattgattaactgaattacaatgtcttaacaacaaagaaaaataacaaaattaactagtcttgcatcttttattgtcactaaggcccaagtccacctatgtgtatcttgatcaatcctatgcatcatctcccgaaacacatgtgaaaataggtacgtcaacataaaaatgccggtgagtacataggttttattgatttaggatccatgacttataagtttagaaaaaaaattgtttaacaaaagtcagtcatgatccttgtaaaatgtttcgttttataaaacgtttgaaaagcgatgatagatatgtatatttgaaagaataatgtaaggttaaatgaataaccaagtaaaatgagtttgtttaaaacaaactgttttgtaaaacaatgtcttgtgaaaaaatatgttatttgtataaaatgtttaagtccaaattgaatgatttaagtaacactacgacatgtaatataatacaagcacttatatgtaggaagtaccagcggcgtatccaccatgcttgtatcacattacacacgtctcgttacttaaatcacttacccaaacaaaccaccaatgtaaattgcccatgtctaaaccaaatgtcaaatgtcattgtgaaaaccatgtaaaaaaaatgtctatgtcaaatgtcaatcatgtaatgtgtaaacaaaatgtaatgtatggttagtgaaatatgtatcaactaaaccataggtaaaaatgcacaaaacgatgtattgaagtaaaactcagtttaaatcaatgttatgttttgtggaaatgcatgctatactgatacaaacatctatgtggTGTGTGAAAAttccatacattcaagccttgagacagacggataaccctaagtaaaggttatcaaaagaaatgttttcggattcagtcattcctttcatccaaaccaacccaggatgtcaggaacgggatttgtcaagtcctatggtaccattacttactaccgagcagcgtagctaatgttaatgaatgtacattgtcccatttaaacaaaccagatgtcataccaaaatgtaagcatgtgatgtgatgtgaatgtactaagtatgaacaaaatgaacatacatagcatgtgatgtaaaacaaatgtactaagtatgatgaacatacatagcatgaaaaggtaatgtaaaacaatgtactaagtatgcacacaatggacatacatagcataaaaacataatgaaatcatgtactaatagtgtactaatgaacatagcaagtatatgatataaaaacatgaaaacatgaaagtaacaagtaggcacatgtgtttcacaccaaaacgtttgaaaaacagtaaaagaggggtctatatactcacttgagggtccttagaagtcttgaacaacaaccaagcaaagctagagggatcacagaatcaaacggcaccctatatagataactacataaataaccggacctaaatcgggagattggatagtatgaggtttcgtgaaccaaatgagtattggaactcatatgatatcgTTTActaaagcctacatactaaaatgaaacctaacctaagtgcttatgacccattacgacccgtttaggtagcttatgctactttaacgcgtcattcgcgtaaatcgcgtttggaatgcctaactagtcctatgacaagcaagatatgccttaacatgcttaatattgttgctaaatcagtttagatgtcaaaaattatgttacataggcttaaaatgaattttggcgcaaaaaaggtattttggtaattttcttaAGGCATaggaactacttatcatacaactatttaagcgacgtgaccataaggtataaccacggaaggttattccctatacaactatggtcacctaatgtgtttggttggatcctaaagatcaaccaaatgggtcgggttcgaaagtataagcccattgtttagatcgcttacctttacgaccctagacaagcacaaatctaaaagcgacgagctaaacatgctagaacatgttaagtaaagttagaaaacaggtttagtATTAAAACAAGCAGTTTTAATACTCTAGAgcagtttggttacaaaatacgtgagaaaacgcattttggccgaaactacgacttgtcactgagcctagagaacgtggaaatcagtaggtatagtcactagggactataaccatcgtgattacgctcacgttatgaagttcaaacgaacttcgcattaaccataaactggtcaatgcagaaagtcaaacgcagttagactttaacgctaaaacgaatgaaaaacgcgaaagaatacttacagaaggtccccgcaagattgaattccaagtatttctcaggtatgaagtgataaccactccaacttagagaaaatctcagaattcaagtgaggaatgaatgaaatgggttgggtttatataggcatggcacaaccgttaggatcgttcatcgtgaaacgtgcttcgatctcggccgtACACATGGTCCCATTGTTTTGGGAAACCTTGGGCACCCCTAGATTCAGCCCATggattgaaaataccatttgcaattgggtttggagtgcataacagctgttaacagctgttaaaACTGATTTTGCACATCTGGggaggccacgcggcccgcgtaaggcatACATGGACCCTTACGCTCCTCGCCTGAGTGTCTGATCAGCAaacaagtttgaaaaatgacagtttcagtccctgttggtgtttaaagccattttcgacatgtttaaggcccgttaagccaactttaaggccctaaaacgatgcttaaacattgtggacatgaaacatgctcaaaaatatgccggatgttggttcgtttggtcatacgatcgcgatgttcgcttaattacgacggaatgcgcataagcgcgaaagacgatccaaattgcgcgacgaatggatttttctcatgccaaacactaaaataaaataagttaatgcttgcataaatttttggatgtccggatgtgttcagaacgtaagttatgcgcgaaaatgcaaacttatgcactttttgacgcttttagtccttgaatgatcaaaaagtttattttagcacaccgaacacctcaaagcctatttctaagctatgtaaaggatatttagggtatgtttaacttatggtcaagttccggaatgttcgttacagttcaaattggcatactttcgcagtttgtcatatttagtccctgtaagcgaataaacttgatttcggcacaccaaaccttccaaaacttatttctaagttatgtaaaggatatttagggtatgttaagcctatgtcactcttccagagtgtttgttgcattaaactggttatttacgcatcagtgcccgtataaccttccagaaagcgatttagagcctgaaatcgaacaagagttgatatgtgcaaatgatacacatatttttttacaaatcccaaattatgaaatacaatctttcattggtttggtatttgtttgatggttgaagagaCATAGATGTCACAATTATATTCTGAGGTGTTGATTTTGGGTATGAAACACTAAGATGACATGGAAGCACGAGATAGAAGTGGCATgtccgaagcatggtggatacgccgctggtacttcctatattaAGTGCTTCCgacatgttaccaactttcgtaccaagtGCCATACGAGAGTAGTGTTTGCAGACCAGTGTGGAAAGTCTATGTAATCTATGAAAACATTACTAGTGGAATCTATGAAATctattttttttgggtaaagggttaccccggtgaattttataaatcaaccaAAACAAACCAAGTGTGGACAGAAACTAATCCACAGTTCTCTAGCATGGCATACCATACATAGAGTTTACAAGCAAAAAGCAAACGACAAAACAAAGTATACCAAGCAACTAGCAAACAGCAAAACAACAGACTAACTAAATTTAACCACAGTCATCGTCTTCCATCAGCAACCCGCGAGGCAAGCTCCATTCCTGAAGAATCCCATGAATCTGATTGGTCCTCTTGAATCGCATAGATTGCAGTTTCATCCGAACCGTTGCTAGAATCACCTCAATAAGCTTGGTTGCACTCCTTTTCCTTGATGAGAAAAGTCGTTGGTTCCTCTCCTGCCACACAAAATACGCCGCAGCACTAACCACAAGCTTCCCAATAATGTGACAAGCAGACGTTGACTTAGCATACCGTTCAAGGTGATCATAGATACTATCCCAAGAGTTATGAACCGTATCCATACCAGCTTTCTCTTTAATACCACTCCAAACCTGCGATGCATATTGGCACTCgaagaacaagtgctcgtgagaATCCGGGCCAGCCGTACACAACGAACAACAAAGTAGATTGAAATTAGCATTACCCGACACGCACCATGATCTAATAACATCTTGAGTTTTTAACTTCTTGTTTACCAGTAACCACATAAAGAACGAATGGCGAGGAATCGATTGAGAAAACCATACCATACCTGTCCATGGAACTTCATCACGCACCACTCGAATATCATCCCAAACCGCAGACGCACTAAAATCAACCTCTCTACCAGTTCTGGTCCGCCAAAATAGTCTATCCGGAACCGTTGGATTTAAAACAAAGTTTGACATGGTCTGAAGGTTCGGGTACCGATCCGTCCAACCGTTAGGCCAATCCCACATACCGTTATCATTTATATCAGCTACTTTTGTGTGTAACGTATAACCCGCATTCGTTATCACCCGTGGCGTAATAAAAGAGCTCAACGGACACACGTCATCCCATGTATCAAGCCAAACTGACGTTGTAGTACCATTACCCAACTTGGTCCAACAGTGTTGTTGAATTACCGGCCTAATGTTTAGCAGCTTCCTCCAACTCCATGTTACATTTTGTCTGAGCGACAGGTCCCAAAAGCTTCTACCCCGGATGCGATAAGAATCTATGAAATCTATACTGACTCTAAAGCTATGCATGTAATCTATGAGGAATCTACGTGAGAACTATGTGTACTCTAGCATGAACAAAGGTTAATCTATTGCGTTAATCTACTGAGTTAATCTATGTTAATCCATTGAGTTAGTCTATGCTAAACTATTGGGCTATTCTATGAGTTAATTTATGTTGATCTATCGAGTAAACTATGAATAAactatgtgaatctatttgagTAATCTATCTGAAACTATTTGGGCAatctatgatgatgatgatgagtgatCTGTATGTGTGGTAATTacgacacgtaacatgacaccgagtacGAGGCAAGGTAATGTGTCCGAAgtgtggtggatacgccgctggtacttcctatatataagcgtttttGGCATGTTGACCAAACTTTGTACAACGTGCCATGTGAAGGTCGTGAGTTTGTGGTGATTCAATCTAGATTCTTTAATCTGTCGTGTGTGTAATCTAGACTCATACGATCCTCTTGTTGGATCTTTAGGATGTCTTCTCGAAAGCTATCCGATACTCTTATGAAATCCAGGGagaagtctcagaaaaagatgatgtcattCATGGCCAACCAGATTGCTCGAGTCGTGCCAAAGATTGTCTTTGAGCTTCAAGGATCAAACATTCCTCCCTCCTCTATGGATTCTAAAGTAGAGAAGCCGACATCTACCAAGTTCAACCATAAACACTTCGTCTCCTACAACC from Helianthus annuus cultivar XRQ/B chromosome 7, HanXRQr2.0-SUNRISE, whole genome shotgun sequence includes the following:
- the LOC110893508 gene encoding uncharacterized protein LOC110893508, producing the protein MHSFRVSIDFIDSYRIRGRSFWDLSLRQNVTWSWRKLLNIRPVIQQHCWTKLGNGTTTSVWLDTWDDVCPLSSFITPRVITNAGYTLHTKVADINDNGMWDWPNGWTDRYPNLQTMSNFVLNPTVPDRLFWRTRTGREVDFSASAVWDDIRVVRDEVPWTGMVWFSQSIPRHSFFMWLLVNKKLKTQDVIRSWCVSGNANFNLLCCSLCTAGPDSHEHLFFECQYASQVWSGIKEKAGMDTVHNSWDSIYDHLERYAKSTSACHIIGKLVVSAAAYFVWQERNQRLFSSRKRSATKLIEVILATVRMKLQSMRFKRTNQIHGILQEWSLPRGLLMEDDDCG